A window of Ptychodera flava strain L36383 chromosome 1, AS_Pfla_20210202, whole genome shotgun sequence contains these coding sequences:
- the LOC139145954 gene encoding uncharacterized protein, whose translation MVFERLRKHGLKLKPQKCHLLRERVGYLGHIVSRDGIETDPEKISKVTDWKRPTNAKEVLQFLGFSGYYRRFIKGYAAIAAPLYRLTTGDPRKKIGKNTQKCKPQPFLWTEECESSFNLLKKKLTTAPVLGYPDFSLPFVLQTDASIDGLGAVLAQTQGKHEHVIAYASRGLNPAETRYPAHKLEFLCLKWAVTEKFRITSMATSLPF comes from the coding sequence ATGGTATTCGAGCGTCTCAGAAAACATGGCCTCAAGTTGAAGCCCCAGAAGTGCCATTTGCTGAGAGAACGAGTTGGATACCTGGGCCATATTGTGAGCAGGGATGGTATTGAAACCGATCCAGAGAAGATCAGCAAGGTGACAGATTGGAAGCGACCAACAAACGCAAAGGAAGTTCTCCAGTTCCTTGGATTTTCTGGATATTACAGACGTTTCATCAAGGGTTATGCTGCCATAGCTGCTCCTCtgtacagactgacgacgggaGACCCACGGAAAAAGATTGGGAAGAACACTCAGAAGTGTAAACCCCAACCGTTCCTATGGACTGAAGAGTGTGAGTCATCTTTCAATCTACTGAAGAAAAAGTTGACAACAGCacctgtccttggttacccggACTTCAGTCTACCTTTCGTGCTACAGACAGATGCGTCCATAGATGGACTTGGTGCAGTGCTAGCACAGACCCAAGGCAAGCATGAACATGTGATAGCATATGCAAGCAGAGGATTGAACCCAGCTGAGACTAGATATCCAGCTCATAAGCTTGAATTCTTGTGTCTGAAATGGGCAGTCACTGAGAAGTTCAGGATTACCTCTATGGCAACCAGTTTACCATTCTGA